In Sphingomonas sp., a single window of DNA contains:
- a CDS encoding CoA-acylating methylmalonate-semialdehyde dehydrogenase, with protein MRVIDHVIVGHSGGGAGRTSDVFDPNSGAVQAQVALGTAADLDRAVAAAMAAQPGWAATNPQRRARVMFRFKELVEANMDALAHTLSAEHGKVIADSKGDIQRGLEVIEFACGIPHALKGEYTQGAGPGIDVYSMRMPLGIGAGITPFNFPAMIPMWMFGVAIACGNAFLLKPSERDPSVPVRLAELMLEAGAPEGILQVVQGDKEMVDAILDHPAISAVSFVGSSDIAHYVYRRGVEAGKRVQAMGGAKNHGIVMPDADLDQVVADLSGAAFGSAGERCMALPVVVPVGDKTADALREKLIPAIEALRVGVSTDAEAQYGPVVNAAHKARVENWIQTGVDEGAELVVDGRGFSLQGHEKGFFIGPSLFDRVTPDMQAYKEEIFGPVLQIVRAPDFETALRLPSDHQYGNGVAIFTRNGHAAREFAARVNVGMVGINVPIPVPVAYHSFGGWKRSAFGDVNQHGMEGVRFWTKVKTVTQRWPDGAPDGSNAFVIPTMG; from the coding sequence ATGCGTGTTATCGATCATGTGATCGTCGGCCATTCCGGCGGCGGCGCGGGCCGCACGTCGGACGTTTTCGACCCCAATAGCGGCGCCGTGCAGGCGCAGGTGGCGCTCGGCACCGCCGCCGATCTCGATCGCGCGGTCGCCGCCGCGATGGCCGCCCAGCCCGGCTGGGCCGCGACCAACCCGCAGCGCCGCGCCCGCGTGATGTTCCGCTTCAAGGAGCTGGTCGAGGCCAACATGGACGCGCTGGCGCACACCCTCTCGGCCGAACATGGCAAGGTGATCGCGGACTCCAAGGGCGACATCCAGCGCGGGCTCGAGGTGATCGAGTTCGCCTGCGGCATCCCCCACGCGCTCAAGGGCGAGTACACCCAGGGCGCCGGTCCCGGCATCGACGTCTATTCGATGCGGATGCCGCTCGGCATCGGCGCGGGGATCACCCCGTTCAACTTCCCGGCGATGATCCCGATGTGGATGTTCGGCGTGGCGATCGCCTGCGGCAACGCCTTCCTCCTCAAGCCCTCCGAGCGCGACCCCAGCGTGCCCGTCCGCCTCGCCGAGCTGATGCTCGAGGCCGGCGCGCCCGAGGGTATCCTGCAGGTCGTGCAGGGCGACAAGGAGATGGTCGACGCGATCCTCGACCATCCCGCGATCAGCGCAGTGAGCTTCGTCGGCTCGTCGGACATCGCGCATTATGTCTATCGCCGCGGCGTCGAGGCAGGGAAGCGCGTCCAGGCGATGGGCGGCGCCAAGAACCACGGCATCGTCATGCCCGACGCCGATCTCGACCAGGTCGTGGCCGACCTCTCGGGCGCGGCCTTCGGTTCGGCGGGCGAGCGTTGCATGGCGCTGCCGGTGGTGGTGCCGGTCGGCGACAAGACCGCCGATGCCCTGCGCGAAAAGCTGATCCCGGCGATCGAGGCGCTGCGGGTGGGCGTCTCCACCGATGCCGAGGCGCAATACGGTCCGGTGGTCAACGCCGCCCACAAGGCGCGCGTGGAAAACTGGATCCAGACCGGCGTCGACGAAGGCGCCGAACTGGTCGTCGACGGCCGCGGCTTTTCGCTGCAGGGGCATGAGAAGGGCTTCTTCATCGGCCCGTCGCTGTTCGACCGGGTGACGCCCGACATGCAGGCGTACAAGGAAGAGATCTTCGGCCCGGTCCTCCAGATCGTCCGCGCCCCGGATTTCGAGACCGCGCTCCGCCTGCCGAGCGACCACCAGTACGGCAACGGGGTCGCGATCTTCACCCGCAACGGCCATGCCGCGCGCGAGTTCGCGGCGCGGGTGAATGTCGGCATGGTCGGCATCAACGTGCCGATCCCGGTGCCGGTGGCGTATCACAGTTTCGGCGGCTGGAAGCGGTCGGCGTTCGGCGACGTCAACCAGCACGGCATGGAAGGCGTGCGGTTCTGGACCAAGGTCAAGACCGTCACCCAGCGCTGGCCTGACGGCGCCCCCGACGGCAGCAACGCCTTCGTCATCCCGACCATGGGGTGA